CTCAAGCTCGGCCATATCGCCGGACAGGCTGATCTGCGCGAACCCAAGCAGGACGCCCTGCGCCTCTGCCAGCCGGGCGGGCCATCGGGCCAGGTCGTCAGGTGTGACGCGCAGTTCCTCCCGGAACCGCGCCATCATGCTGGCATCATATCCCCAATGCGCCTTGGACCGCAGGCACAGCGCAGTCAGCGCCGCCGCCTCGTGAACCTGAGGGCGGCGCAGATGCATGGGTCAAGCGACCCCGCCCTGGATCATCCGGTCGGCCAGCTGGGCATAGGCGTCGGCCGCGGGACTGTCCCCCGAGGCAATCGGCTGCCCGGCATCGCCGCCCAGGCGCGTGTCCAGATCCAGAGGTAGCGAGGCCAACAGCGGCGCGCCCAGCCGCTCGGCTTCCGCCGCAACGCCGCCATGGCCAAAGGGATGGGATTCGCCGCCGCAATGCGGACAGATGAAACTGGACATGTTCTCGATCAGCCCCATCACCGGCACCTTCAGGGTGTGGAACATGTCGATCGCCTTGCGCGCATCCAGCAGCGCCACGTCCTGCGGCGTGGACACCACGATGGCACCCGACAGGGCCGACCGCTGACCCAGTGTCAACTGAACGTCACCGGTGCCGGGCGGCAGGTCGATCAACAGGATGTCCAGCTCGCCCCAGGCAACCTGCCCCAGCAGCTGCTGCATCGCCCCCATCAGCATCGGCCCACGCCAGACGACGGCCTTGCCCTCCTCCATCATCGACCCGATGGACATGAAGGTGACGCCATGGGCGGTCAGCGGTTCGATAATCTTGCCGTCCGGGCTGGCGGCCCGCTTGGCGTTGCCCATCATGCGCGGCTGTGAGGGACCATAGATATCGGCATCCAGCAGCCCGACCCGTCGCCCGGCCCGCGCCAGCGCCACCGCCAGATTGGAGGACACGGTGGATTTCCCCACCCCGCCCTTGCCCGAGGCGATGGCGATCACGCTTTTCACGCCGGCGGGTTTCAACGGTTCGGTCTGCGGTTTCGGATGGCCGCCGATCTTCAGCGACGGCGCCGCCCCCTGCCCGGCCGCGCCCGCCGCTGCGCGACCCTGGGCAGGCCCCTGACCTTGACCGCCGGTCGGACCATGGGCGGTCAGAACGACACTGACATTCTCCACCCCCGGCAATTGCGCCACCAATTGCTGCGCCGCCTCGCGCAGCGGGGTCATCTGCTGGGCCAGTTCCGGGCTTGGCGCCTCGATCACAAAGCGGACGGTGCCGCCGTCCACCGATAGTGCGCGGATCATGTCGCGGGACACCGGGTTGCCGCCGTCGGGCAGGCTTAGCCGGGTCAGCGCCTCAAGGATGGTGTCGCGGGTCACAGCCATGTTCTGCATCCTTCAATCAACTGCCCCACACCTGCGCCTTTTTTTATTCTGCTGCAAGTACGCCCCCCGGCGCCCAAGAAATAGTCGTTTGTTTTCAGCGAACGTTAGGTCAGCCTCTCTTATGCATTCGCTGCATGGCAGCATTGAAGCATCGGCCATTGTGCAGATGCAGCATGAGGTTAAATTGGGATCAACAAGACGGACGGAGACGACAGCAAACGCTGCCCCGGACGTCACCGAAAGGAAGACGACGATGACGATGATGACCGACACCCACAGCGCCGCAGCCCCGCAGGCTGGCCTGTTCTCCCGTGCCTATGCCGCGATCGCAGACCGCCTGGCGCGCCGCGCCGTGTTCAACAAATGCATGGACGAGCTGGCGTCGCTCAGCAACCGCGAACTGGCCGACCTGGGCCTGCATCGTTCCATGATCCGCTCCATCGCCTACGAAGAGGCCTACGGAGCCAAGTAATTCGGATCAGCCGGCCCTCTCCTCCTCCCTGGGTCGTCTGTAACTGGCGGCGGTGTCTCTCCTCCTCCCTGACACCGTCGCTCCTATCCCCCGGAACCGGGGTCAAGGTTTCAAGAATTGTCGGCCCTCTCCTCCTCCCTGGGTCGATGATATCAGCGGCGGCGCCTCTCCTCCTCCCTGGCGCCGTCGCACCTAATCCCCCGGAACCGGGGTCAAGGTTTCAAGAATTGTCGGCCCTCTCCTCCTCCCTGTGTCGATGATATCAGCGGCGGCGCCTCTCCTCCTCCCTGGCGCCGTCGCACCTAATCCCCCGGAACCGGGGTCAAGGTTTCAAGAATTGTCGGCCCTCTCCTCCTCCCTGGGTCGATGATATCAGCGGCGGCGCCTCTCCTCCTCCCTGGCGCCGTCGCACCTAATCCCCCGGAACCGGGGTCAAGGTTTCAAGAATTGTCGGCCCTCTCCTCCTCCCTGGGTCGGCGATATCAGCCGGCAGCGCCTCTCCTCCTCCCTGGCGCTGTCGGCATAAAATTCGGATCGGCTGCCTCTCCTCCTCCCTCGGTGGCCGTAAGCAGAACGGCGGCGCCTCTCCTCCTCCCTGGCGCCGCCGTTTCTCTTTTCCGGGCCCTTTCCTGAACAGATCCAGCCGAAACTGGCGCGACAGCAAAAAGGGGGCACAGCGGCCCCCTTTCTCTTTCCGTGGAATTTGCATGACCCGGTCCAGCAGAAGCGCCACCGGATTGGAATCAGAACGGCACGTCGTCGGCGCCCATGATGAATTTCGCCACGACTTTCTTCACTCCGGCCTTTTCGAAATCCACCGAAAGCTTGTCCCCCTCGATCGCGGCGATGGCGCCGTAGCCGAATTTCTGGTGGAACACCCGGTCTCCCACGGTGTAGGCGCTGACCGCATCCAGATCGATCACCGGCGCGCGGCTTTCGCGGGGCTGCGCGATGGGGCGCTGGCCGGCGCGGGCCTGCATTCGGCGCCAACCGGGCGAATTGTAGACATTCGCCTCTGCCGCGCGGTCGTGCAGGTTGGATTGCGGCGCCGCAGCCGCGCCATATCCACCGCCATACAGGCCCGGCGGCGTCAGCACATCGACATGGTCTTCCGGCAATTCATCGATGAAACGCGAGGGCAGCGCCGATTGCCATTGCCCGAAGACACGGCGATTCCCGGCAAATGAGATGGTGCACAGCTCCTCTGCCCGGGTGATGCCGACATAGGCCAGCCGCCGCTCCTCCTCCAGACCCTTCAGACCCGATTCGTCCATCGACCGTTGCGACGGGAACAGCCCGTCTTCCCAGCCCGGCAGGAAAACGGCGGGGAATTCCAACCCCTTGGCCGCGTGCAGCGTCATGATGGAGACCTTGGCCCCCTCCTGTTCACTCTCGTTGTCCATGATCAGGGAGACATGCTCAAGAAAGCCCTGAAGATTGTCGAAACTTTCCAGCGCCTTGATCAGCTCCTTCAGGTTTTCCAACCGGCCGGGGGCCTCCGGCGTCTTGTCGGCCTGCCACATTGCGGTGTAGCCCGATTCGTCCAGCATCACCTCAGCCAGCTCCATATGGGAGACGGCAGGCCGTGCGGGCGCCGAATCGTCCATGATCAGCGCATCCTCGTCCATTGGCTGCGGGGCGGCGGCCTGGGCGGTGGCGATCGGGTGCCAGCGGTCAATCTGTTCCACAAAGGCCGCCAGCCGGGCTGCGCCCTTTCCGGTCAACCCTTTGTCCTGCAAAAGAATTCGCGCGCCGTCCAACAGGGAGGTGCCGTGTTCGCGGGCGCACATCTGGATCTTCTGCTGGGCCTTGTCGCCCAGGCCGCGCTTGGGCGTGTTCACGATCCGCTCGAAGGCCAGGTCATCGCTGGGGCTGACCACCAGCCGGAAATAGGCCATGGCATCGCGAATTTCCAACCGCTCGTAGAAGCGCGGGCCGCCGATGACGCGGTACGGCAGGCCGATGGTCAGAAACCGATCCTCGAACGCGCGCATCTGGTGCGAGGCCCGAACCAGAATCGCCATCTCGTCCAGAGAGACGGGGCGGCCGCCACGGGTGCCGCGCTGCATCGCCTCGATCTCCTCGCCGATCCAGCGGGCTTCTTCCTCTCCGTCCCAATGGCCGATCAGGCGGACTTTCTCGCCGTCCTGCGCCTCGGTCCAGAGTTCCTTGCCCAGGCGCCCCTCATTGCCGCGAATGACGCCGCCGGCGGCGGCCAGGATATGCGCGGTCGATCGGTAATTCTGCTCCAGCCGGACCACCGTCGCACCGGGAAAATCCTTTTCGAACCGCAGGATGTTGCCCACCTCCGCGCCGCGCCAGCCATAGATCGACTGGTCGTCGTCGCCCACGCAGCAGATGTTCTTGTGCCCGCCCGCCAGCAGGCGCAGCCACAGGTACTGCGCCACGTTGGTATCCTGGTATTCGTCCACCAGGATATAGCGGAACCAGCGTTGGTACTGGTCCAACACGTCGGGATGGGTCTGGAAGATCGTGACCATATGCAGCAGCAGGTCGCCGAAATCGACGGCGTTCAGTTCCCGCAGGCGGCGCTGGTACTGATCGTACAGCTCGGTCCCGCGGTTGTTGTAGGCCGAGGCTTCCGCCGCTGGCACCTTCTCCGGGGTCCAGGCACGGTTCTTCCACTGGTCGATGATCCCCGAGAGCATCCGTGCGGGCCAACGTTTGTCGTCTATATTGCTAGCCGAAATCAACTGCTTGAGCAGGCGGATCTGGTCATCCGTGTCAAGGATGGTGAAGTTGGATTTCAGCCCCACGAGTTCGGCGTGGCGGCGCAGCAGCTTCACGCAGATGGCATGGAACGTCCCCAGCCAGGGCATGCCCTCCACCGTTTCGCCCAGCATCCGGCCCACCCGGTTTTTCATCTCCCGCGCGGCCTTGTTGGTGAAGGTCACGGCCAGGACTTCGTTCGGGCGGGCCGAACCGGTGGTCAGCAGATGTACGATCCGCGCGGTCAACGCCTTGGTCTTGCCGGTACCGGCGCCGGCCAGCATCAGCACCGGCCCTTCCAGGGCCTCGACCGCCTGGCGTTGCGCCGGGTTCAGATCGTCAAGATAGGGCGCGGGCCGCGCAGCCATGGCGCGGCGGCTCAGCGGGACTGCCGCCTCGAAGGCGTCGTCTTCGGAATAACTGCTCATGGGCGCAATCTATCCATTTCGGCCCCGAAGGGAAAGAGAGGTGTTCCCCTCCTGTTCACCCCATTCCCCCACACCCCACCCGGCTGCGCGGCGCCTTGCCATTTGCCGCGTTCTGCCCTCATCTGCGGGTATGAACATCGACTTCCGCTACCCGACCCTTTCGGACCTGCGTGCCCGCGCGCGCCGCCGCCTGCCGCATTTCGCCTGGGAATACCTGGACAGCGGCACCGGGGCCGAGACCGCAGTGCGCCGGTCGCGCGCCGCACTGGACGCCGTGATGTTGAAACCACGTACCCTGCGTGGCGCGGTCGTGCCGGACCTGACGACCCCGCTGATGGGGCGCAGCTATGACGCGCCCTTCGGCGTCTCGCCGGTGGGGATGACGGGACTGTTCTGGCCCGGCTCGGAACAGATGCTGGCGCGGATGGCGGCGCGGCGGAACCTGCCCTTTGGCCTTTCCACCGTCGCGGCCGCCGCGCCCGAGGACGTCGCCCCCCACATGGGCGATCAGGGCTGGTTCCAGCTTTATCCGCCCGAGGACATGGAGCAGAATTACGATCTGCTGCGCCGGGCCAAGGCAGCCGGGTTTCACACCCTGATCCTGACCGTCGACGTGCCGGGCAATTCGCGGCGCGAACGCTCGCGCCGGTCGGGATTGCAAACCCCGCCCCGCCTGACCCCGCGCATCGCGGCGCAATGCGCGCTGCGCCCGGCGTGGTCGCTGGCGACGCTGCGCGGCGGCATGCCGCGGGTGCGCGCGCTGGAGCGGTACAACGAAGGCACCCGCGCGGGCCAGATCGGCCTGGGCCGTCACCGCGCCCCCGATCCCGATTTCCTGGCCCGGATCCGCGATGCCTGGGATGGGCCGATGGTGGCCAAGGGCGTGTTGCTGCCGGACGAGGCGCTGATGCTGCGCGACAAGGGGATCGACGCGATCTGGGTGTCGAACCACGGCGGCCGCCAGTTCGACGCCGCGCCGGGATCGGCCACCGCCCTGCCTGCGATCCGCGCCGCTCTGGGCCCCGATGTACCGGTGATCTATGATGGCGCCGTGGCTTCCGGTCTGGACGTCCTGCGCGCCATCGCCCTGGGGGCGGATATGGTGATGCTGGGCCGGGGCTGGCTGTGGGGCACCGGTGCCCTGGGCGAACGTGGTGCCGATCACGTCGCCCATATTCTGGCCGAAGACATGAAAAGCGCGATGGTTCAGATGGCCATCACCCGCCCCGAAGAGGTACGCGAACTGCTCTGGGGGGAGTGAGCGCGGGACGGGCCCTGGCGGGCCGCAAAGGGGGGCGCGGCGCCTGCCCCGACGCGCCGTGCGGCTCCGTCAATGGCGGCGCGTTTCGCGACGGACGAAGCGGCTGCAAACCCTCGGACTTGGCCGGTCCAATGCGCTTTGCCAGCTTTGCAGTTCGCAGAGAGCACGCTTTGCAATTTGCAAAATCATCCTTGCGCTGCGGCGCGGCATCGCGTTTGCTCTGCGGAAATTTATGGAGAAGGGGAGCCCCATGCCCGAGTTCAGCAAGATCCTGGTCGCCAATCGCGGCGAAATCGCCATCCGCATCATGCGCGCCGCGAATGAAATGGGGAAGAAGACCGTCGCCGTCTATGCGGAGGAGGACAAGCTGGGCCTGCACAGGTTCAAGGCCGACGAAGCCTATCGCATCGGGGAGGGGCTGGGCCCCGTCGCCGCCTATCTGAGCATCGAGGAAATCATCCGCGTGGCACAGATGTCGGGCGCCGATGCGATCCATCCCGGCTATGGCCTGCTGTCGGAAAACCCCGATTTCGTCGACGCCTGCGACGCCGCCGGCATCACCTTCATCGGGCCGAAGGCCGAAACGATGCGCGCCCTGGGCGACAAGGCCAGCGCCCGCAAGGTCGCCATCGCGGCCGGCGTGCCCGTCATCCCTGCCACCGAGGTTCTGGGCGACGACATGGAGGCCATCGCCCGCGAGGCCGAAACGGTCGGCTACCCGCTGATGTTGAAGGCCAGCTGGGGCGGCGGCGGACGCGGGATGCGCCCCATCGTCGGGCCGGAGGAACTGAAGGAAAAGGTGCTGGAAGGCCGGCGGGAGGCCGAAGCCGCATTCGGCAATGGCGAGGGCTACCTGGAGAAGATGATCACCCGCGCCCGACACGTCGAGGTGCAGATCCTGGGCGACACGCAGGGCAACATCTACCACCTGTACGAGCGCGACTGCTCAGTCCAGCGGCGCAACCAGAAGGTGGTGGAGCGTGCGCCGGCGCCCTACCTGTCCGAAGCGCAACGCGAGGAAATCTGCGAGTTGGGCCGCAAGATCTGCGCCCATGTGAACTATGAATGCGCCGGCACCGTCGAATTCCTGATGGATATGGAGACGGGCAAGTTCTACTTCATCGAGGTGAACCCTCGCGTGCAGGTCGAACATACCGTGACGGAGGAAGTCACCGGCATCGACATCGTTCAGGCGCAGATCCTGATCGCCGAGGGCAAATCCCTGGCGGAGGCCACCGGCAAGGCCAGCCAATATGACGTCCGCCTGACCGGCCACGCCTTGCAGACCCGGATTACCACCGAAGACCCGACCAACAATTTCATCCCCGATTACGGTCGCATCACCGCCTACCGCTCGGCCACCGGGATGGGCATCCGGCTGGACGGCGGCACCGCCTATGCCGGCGGGGTGATCACCCGGTTCTACGACAGCCTTCTGGTCAAGGTGACGGCCAAGGCGCCCACCCCCGAACAGGCGATCCGCCGCATGGACCGGGCGCTGCGCGAGTTCCGCATCCGGGGCGTCAGCACCAATATCGACTTCGTCATCAACCTGTTGAAACACCCGACATTCCTGGCCAACCAATACACGACCAAATTCATCGACACGACGCCAGAGTTGTTCGACTTCAAGACCCGCCGCGATCGGGGCACCAAGGTTCTGACCTATATCGCCGACATCACCGTCAACGGCCATCCCGAGACGGCCGGCACACCGCACCTGCCTGCCAGCGTCGGCACGCCCAAGGCCCCGGCCTCCAGCGGAACGCCGCCGGCCGGCACCCGCAACATGTTGGACGAAAAGGGGCCGCAGGCCGTGGCCGACTGGATGCTGGCGCAGGACCGGTTGCTGATCACCGACACCACGATGCGCGACGGTCACCAATCTCTGCTGGCAACGCGGATGCGCTCGCTGGACATGGTGCGCGCCGCGCCCGCCTATGCCGCCCACCTGCCGGAACTCTTCTCCGTCGAATGCTGGGGGGGCGCGACCTTCGACGTGGCCTTCCGTTTCTTGCAGGAAGATCCCTGGCAACGGCTGCGCGACATCCGCGCGGGCATGCCCAATATCCTGACCCAGATGCTGCTGCGCGGCTCCAACGGGGTGGGCTATACCAACTATCCCGACAACGTGGTGCAGTCCTTTGTCCGCCAGGCGGCCGAAACGGGCGTCGATGTCTTCCGCGTCTTCGACAGCCTGAACTGGGTGGAGAACATGCGCGTCGCCATGGATGCGGTGGTGGAGGCCGGCAAGATCTGCGAAGGCACCGTCTGTTACACCGGCAATATCCTGGACCCGGACCGCGCCAAATATGACCTGAAATACTACGTTGCCATGGCCAGGGAGCTGCGCGACGCCGGCGCCCATGTGCTGGGACTGAAGGACATGGCGGGCCTGCTGAAACCGGCGGCGGCGCGCGTATTGGTCAAGGCGCTGAAGGAAGAGGTCGGCCTGCCGATCCACTTCCACACGCATGATACATCAGGCATCGCGGGGGCAACGATCCTGGCCGCGGCCGAGGCCGGGGTGGATGCCGCCGATTGCGCCATGGATGCGCTGTCGGGCAATACCTCGCAACCGACCATGGGCTCCATCGTCGAAGCACTGGCGCGCACCGACCGCGACACCGGGCTGGACGTGGCCACCGTGCGCCGCCTGTCGGATTACTGGGAGGCCGTGCGCGCGCAATACAGCGCCTTCGAAAGCGGTCTTCAGGCGCCTGCTTCGGAGGTCTATCTGCACGAGATGCCGGGCGGGCAGTTCACCAACCTCAAGGCGCAGGCCAAGTCGATGGGGCTGGACGAACGTTGGCACGAGGTCGCCAAGATGTATGCCGATGTGAACCAGATGTTCGGCGATATCGTGAAGGTCACGCCCTCTTCCAAGGTGGTGGGCGACATGGCGCTGATGATGGTCAGCCAGGGCCTGACCCGGGCCGATGTGGAGGATCCGGGCAAGGACGTCAGCTTTCCCGACTCGGTGATCGACATGATGCGCGGCAACCTGGGTCAGCCGCCGGGCGGGTTCCCCCCCGCGCTGGTAAAGAAGATCCTGAAGGGAGAGGCGCCCAACACCGACCGGCCCGGCGCGCATCTGCCGCCCGTGGATCTGGAGGCCAAGCGCGCCGAGATCAGCGCCGCCCTGAACGGGGCTGAAATCGACGACGAGGATCTGAACTCCTACCTCATGTATCCCAAGGTTTTCACCGAATACGCCCAGCGGCACGAGGTCTACGGCCCGGTGCGCACCCTGCCGACGCGCACGTTCTTCTACGGGATGGAGCCGGAAGAGGAGATCACCGCCGAGATCGACCCCGGCAAGACGCTGGAGATCCGTCTGGTCACGGTGGGCGAAACCCAGGATGACGGCGAGGTTCGGGTGTTCTTCGAGCTGAACGGCCAGCCGCGCACGATCCGTGTGCCCGACCGCAAGGCCACCGGCGGCGCCGCCGCACGGGTAAAGGCCGACCCGACCAACCCCGACCACCTGGCCGCGCCGATGCCCGGCGTCGTCGCCTCCATCGGGGTCAGCGCAGGCCAGAAGGTGACCGAGGGCGACCTGCTGCTGACCATCGAGGCGATGAAGATGGAAACCGGCCTGCACGCCGAACGCGACGCGGTGATCAAGGCGGTGCACGTCACCCCCGGCGCCCAGATCGACGCCAAGGATCTGCTGATCGAGTTCGAATGACACCAGCGGCGGAGGGGCTGCCCCTTCGCCGTATTGTGCGAGGGGATGCAGGTGTGTTCGGGGAGAGAGGAAGGGGGCCATTGGCCCCCTTTTCGCATTGATGGCAGCAAAGGGGATGACTTGCGAAGAATTGGGTGCAAGACTTGCCGGCATTGAAAACAGCTATTTGGAACGGGTGCCGCCGAAATTTTTCTACAATGAAATTTCGAAGCGGCATTCGAATATGAATGCGAACACCAGATCAGAATGGTTCCCCTACGCTCGGGTCTGCCTTTGGCATGATTGTCGTGCTGCTCCTCGCGACCGTTGTCATCTACGGTATCGGCCTAACCAACGGGGTGGATATTGGCCGCGAAGAGGTTGGTTTCCACACGCCCTACGCGCAGGTCAATGAACGTGAATTGGCCCGTTGCAATCAATTGGAGGGAACAGCTCGGGATGCCTGCATCATCACAGCAATGAGAGCCTCGCAACACCGCGACTTCTCGTTCGAGAATTTGCTTGTCCAGAGAGACATGTCGAAATGGACACTCTGGATGCTGATTGTATCGGCCGGGATGTTGGTGACTGCGGTGCTGGGTACCATCGGAATCCTCGGGACCTTGATCGAAACAAGGAAGGCCGTTCGTACAGCTCAGGACGCCAATGCATCTGCCCGCGAAGCGGTGGGCGTTACGCAAACGATCGGAGAGGCGCAAACCCGCGCCTACGTTTCCGTGAGGCAGCTAATCGCTATGCCTATACCTGACAGCACCGGAACCCGGTTGATTGTGGAAATCCAGAATACCGGGGCCACGCCCGCACGCGGGCTGGAGTTAATCATCCTAGGAAAACGCGTCGCAAGCTATGCGAAAAAACAAGTTTCCTTCCGCGATCAACCCCCTACACTCAAAAATACCGATTTGGGCGCTGGTTCGACACCCAAGACTTATTTTCGCGATTATCCTGATCTTTCGCATCAAGAAATCATGTTGACCAAAGACCAAGACGCTCACAAATTGTTCTGCTTCGTCTATATCAAGTATTTTGATGTCTTTGACCCGAAACGCGAGCGTGTTCGGAGAACGATTGCAAGCGCACAATATGACGGAGGTCACTTCGTCCATAACGGTGTGTTGGCCATGAACGATTGCGAGCGCGGCAACCGGAGTACTTAGGAACGGCTTTCAGGCTTCCTATTCAACCGGCACTTGGCGCACGGCATGGTCAGCCGCCCTCCCGCGTTTTGCGCGCGATGTCCCGGTCGGCATGGGCTTTTTCGCGGGCGGCGGCGAGGGTTTCGGGGCTGGTGGTGGCGACGTTGGAATAGTCGCGTTTCCACTGGTCATCCACGGCCCAGCGTTGCGGGTTCACGCGGGTGGTGCGGGGGCCTGTGGCCTCCTCCAGCAGCGACAGCGCCAGATCCAGCGTTTCGGCCTGCGAGACGGGATCGAAGGGGCGTCCGGCGGCATTGCCCAGGGGGAAATCGCTGAACAGGAAGCGCGGGACGCCGCAATGTTCCACCACGTCGCGGGCGCAGCCCAGGATGACCGTGGGAATGCCTGCCGCTTCAAGATGGCGGGCGGCCAGGGCGCAGGATTGATGGCAGACCGGACAATTGGCGACAAACAGCGCCACATCCGCCCCGTCGGCGCGACAGCGGCGCAGCAGCTCGGGCGCGTCGATCTCCTGTGTGTGGCGCTGGCTGCGGTTGGTGGGCAGGCCGTGGAACCGCGGCGCCAACCGGCCGATGCGGCGCCCTTCGACGGCGCGCAGGGCAGGCAGCGGAAACCAGCAGCCGGGATCCTCCATCGTGGTATGCACCCTGTCGATCGCCACGTGAGAGATCCGCAGATCATGATCGCGCCGCACATCTCCGGAATAGACCTGATAGAACTTTGCCGCCGCATTATAGGGCGCGCCGGGCCCCTGGGGCCCCTTGTCGGGCTGATAGGGCGCGGCGGTGGTGACCAGCGCCACCGACAGCCGGTCCAGCGGTCCGGGCAATGGCGCAAAGGGCACCGCGTCGAACTGCGCCCATTCATACGGATTGTCGAACCCCAGGGCGAGGTACCAATCCCGTGTGCGGGCCATGTAGGGCACCGGCGGCTGCCATCTGTCGCGCGTGTCCATCTTTCCCCCCATCGTGCCCTTTCAGGCCCTGCCCGATCCGCTAGAATTTTCCGCATCCCCCGGCGCGCGCGGCGCGGCGCGACTGGACTTGGCCCCGGTGCATCTTACCTGACATGCGATCCATGTCGCCAGCAAAGGGCACGAGACCCCGATGATAGAGCTTTTGCAAGACCCGGCCGTTTGGGCCTCCTTTCTCACCCTGACGGTGCTGGAGATCGTCCTGGGGGTCGATAACGTCATCTTCATCTCCATCACCGCCGCGCGCCTGCCGGAACATCAACGCCGCACCGCGCGGTTGATCGGCCTGTCGCTGGCGCTGGTGATGCGCATCCTGCTGCTGCTGTCGATCGCCTGGATCATCGGGCTGACCGCGCCGGTCTTCAGCCTGGGCGATCACCCGGTATCATGGCGCGACATCATCCTGCTGGCCGGCGGGCTGTTCCTGATCTGGAAGGCCGCGACCGAGATTTTCGACGAAGTCGAAGGCGAGGAGGACGGTGCCGGGGCCGTCCGCGCCACGCTGGCCTCGGTGATCGTGCAGATCGTCATTCTGGATCTTGTCTTCTCGCTCGACAGCGTGATCACCGCCGTCGGCATCGCCGATCATATCGAGGTGATGGTCGCCGCCGTCGTCGTGGCCATCGCGATCATGATGATCGCCGCCGAGCCGATCGCCGGTTTCGTGGAGGCCCATCCCTCGACCAAGATGCTGGCGCTGGCCTTTCTGGTGATGGTCGGCATGGCGCTGATGGCGGATGGTTTCGGCGTGCATGTCGAACGTGGCTTCATCTACGCGGCGATGGTCTTTGCCGGGGCGGTGGAAGGGTTGAACCTGCTGCGTTCCGGTCGGCGAAAGCGGCGTGCCCCGCCGGAGGATACGCCGCTGTGATCCGACCTGGCAGGGTGACGGGGCGTGAGGCAAATTCTTTGCGCCAACCTGCGTTTTTCCCCTTGCAGCCCCCCGCGCTTCTTTATACATCCTGCCTCACCAAACGGGGCGGGCGTAGCTCAGGGGTAGAGCATTACCTTGCCAAGGTAAGGGTCGAGAGTTCGAATCTCTTC
This genomic window from Pseudooceanicola aestuarii contains:
- a CDS encoding GNAT family N-acetyltransferase, whose protein sequence is MHLRRPQVHEAAALTALCLRSKAHWGYDASMMARFREELRVTPDDLARWPARLAEAQGVLLGFAQISLSGDMAELERCFVDPDAMGRGVGRALFDWACAHVRAGGARRLIIVADPGAAGFYRRMGAMLAGEVPSASVPDRVLPRLHMEFRP
- a CDS encoding Mrp/NBP35 family ATP-binding protein, with amino-acid sequence MAVTRDTILEALTRLSLPDGGNPVSRDMIRALSVDGGTVRFVIEAPSPELAQQMTPLREAAQQLVAQLPGVENVSVVLTAHGPTGGQGQGPAQGRAAAGAAGQGAAPSLKIGGHPKPQTEPLKPAGVKSVIAIASGKGGVGKSTVSSNLAVALARAGRRVGLLDADIYGPSQPRMMGNAKRAASPDGKIIEPLTAHGVTFMSIGSMMEEGKAVVWRGPMLMGAMQQLLGQVAWGELDILLIDLPPGTGDVQLTLGQRSALSGAIVVSTPQDVALLDARKAIDMFHTLKVPVMGLIENMSSFICPHCGGESHPFGHGGVAAEAERLGAPLLASLPLDLDTRLGGDAGQPIASGDSPAADAYAQLADRMIQGGVA
- a CDS encoding DUF1127 domain-containing protein, which translates into the protein MTMMTDTHSAAAPQAGLFSRAYAAIADRLARRAVFNKCMDELASLSNRELADLGLHRSMIRSIAYEEAYGAK
- a CDS encoding ATP-dependent helicase → MSSYSEDDAFEAAVPLSRRAMAARPAPYLDDLNPAQRQAVEALEGPVLMLAGAGTGKTKALTARIVHLLTTGSARPNEVLAVTFTNKAAREMKNRVGRMLGETVEGMPWLGTFHAICVKLLRRHAELVGLKSNFTILDTDDQIRLLKQLISASNIDDKRWPARMLSGIIDQWKNRAWTPEKVPAAEASAYNNRGTELYDQYQRRLRELNAVDFGDLLLHMVTIFQTHPDVLDQYQRWFRYILVDEYQDTNVAQYLWLRLLAGGHKNICCVGDDDQSIYGWRGAEVGNILRFEKDFPGATVVRLEQNYRSTAHILAAAGGVIRGNEGRLGKELWTEAQDGEKVRLIGHWDGEEEARWIGEEIEAMQRGTRGGRPVSLDEMAILVRASHQMRAFEDRFLTIGLPYRVIGGPRFYERLEIRDAMAYFRLVVSPSDDLAFERIVNTPKRGLGDKAQQKIQMCAREHGTSLLDGARILLQDKGLTGKGAARLAAFVEQIDRWHPIATAQAAAPQPMDEDALIMDDSAPARPAVSHMELAEVMLDESGYTAMWQADKTPEAPGRLENLKELIKALESFDNLQGFLEHVSLIMDNESEQEGAKVSIMTLHAAKGLEFPAVFLPGWEDGLFPSQRSMDESGLKGLEEERRLAYVGITRAEELCTISFAGNRRVFGQWQSALPSRFIDELPEDHVDVLTPPGLYGGGYGAAAAPQSNLHDRAAEANVYNSPGWRRMQARAGQRPIAQPRESRAPVIDLDAVSAYTVGDRVFHQKFGYGAIAAIEGDKLSVDFEKAGVKKVVAKFIMGADDVPF
- a CDS encoding alpha-hydroxy acid oxidase; its protein translation is MNIDFRYPTLSDLRARARRRLPHFAWEYLDSGTGAETAVRRSRAALDAVMLKPRTLRGAVVPDLTTPLMGRSYDAPFGVSPVGMTGLFWPGSEQMLARMAARRNLPFGLSTVAAAAPEDVAPHMGDQGWFQLYPPEDMEQNYDLLRRAKAAGFHTLILTVDVPGNSRRERSRRSGLQTPPRLTPRIAAQCALRPAWSLATLRGGMPRVRALERYNEGTRAGQIGLGRHRAPDPDFLARIRDAWDGPMVAKGVLLPDEALMLRDKGIDAIWVSNHGGRQFDAAPGSATALPAIRAALGPDVPVIYDGAVASGLDVLRAIALGADMVMLGRGWLWGTGALGERGADHVAHILAEDMKSAMVQMAITRPEEVRELLWGE